Genomic DNA from Candidatus Cloacimonadota bacterium:
GGAGAATTAAACAAAAACGAAGATATCTTGCGAAAGAAAATTATTGCAGTTGATAAAGAAATTGAACAGACCAGAGCTAAAAGAAACGAAATTGCCAAAACCTTACCAACCAATATTGTCAGCCGCTACGGCTCACTTATAAAAAATAAAAATCGCAAGGCAGTGGTCTTTCTTAATACTAACAATGGATGCGGTGGTTGCGGTTTCAGTGTCAGACCACAGTTACTGATCGATATCAACAGAAAAGATTCCATCATAAGTTGTGAAAGTTGCGGCAGAATGATCGTTGATAAAGAACTTGCCAATAAGGAAGAATAACTATATATTGTTTTTAGATGTCAAAGTGGGATAAATGTCTGCTTCCCTGAAATAGGGGAGAGGAAAGTCCGGGCACCAAAGGGCGGGATACTTCCTAACGGGAAGCTCTGGTGACGGAGAGCTAGCTCCACAGAAACAAACCGCCCTTCACTATTTTAACTTTGTTGGTGATTGTTTACGATGATAACTTGAAATGCTAAAATGGTGAAGGGTAAGGGTGAAATGGTAGTGTAAGAGACTACCGGATATATTGGTGACAATATATGCCAGGAATGCCTTATTCGGTGCAATGCTAAATAGGAGAACAGTGCCTCGTGCCGTATGTCTGCCCGGCATACTTTGTTCTCGGGTGAGCAGCTAAAACCGGTTTGGGAAACCAAATCTCCTTAAGGGGAATAGTAATATCCGGTTCAGACAAATAGACATTGTTCTGTTTATTAAACAGAATACAGAACCCGGCTTATTTCCCTCTTTGACATCAAATTTTGATTTCTCTTGACTTCTCAAGAGAAGTATTATTTTTACACTTATGATGCGAGGTGGAGCAGTCTGGTAGCTCGTCGGGCTCATAACCCGAAGGTCGAAGGTTCGAATCCTTCCCTCGCTACCATTTTTATAGACACTATTTTTGATGATGAAAACCAATCTCAATATACTCTCAATAAGAGAACAACATAATAAATTTTATCATTAAATTGTCTTTATCCAATCAATAAGAAGCACACGAGTCGGCTACCGCCGACTCGTGTACTCCCCTTAGGTTTCTCATACTTAAAACCAATTCAAAAAGAAGATCACTGACTTTAGTTTTGTTTTGGTTACTGGAAAAAGTTATTGCAGTATTGAGGAAAAAGCCGAAGAATCTTCATTAAATACATAAAAATCCTTTCTGCCATCCCGAGTTTCTCAGTATTTACGTAGTTTCACCACACTGTCACTCTAAGTAACCCTTGGTTCTTAGGTAGTTTCAATACATTGTCACCCTGAGTGATTCCAGGCAAACTACTTGCTCTATCTTTCTGGAATTGTATCGAAGGGTTGAAGAATAGCACAACCATATCGACACAAGCCCTCCTTCGATACATTCTGCCGGATAAAGCAAGAAGCCATTGCAGAACACTCAGGATGACAATGGGTGGCGTATAACTTAGGATGACAATGGATAGTAAATCACGATGTTGATGATTATTGACCATAAACAGACTAATGCCTATCTTACAAAACGGATAGAAGATAATAGGGTTTTCAGTTTATTGTAATAAATGGTAAGAAATCATTATTCCTGAAAAAAGTTGACACTTTTAACAAGATGAATAATTTTCTGATATGATTGAACAGAGTAAGGTATTTCATTCTTCCGGAACTATTTCATCTATTGGGAAAAGAATCCCTTGTGGTGAATTTAAACAAATTCATTCCATATTCGATAGAAATATCAATTTTCTTTATAATGATCTGATAGTTAGTCTATCTAACATTAAATCTTATGAAGGGGTCTTGAGATTAGTCATACCAAATCTTGAGCTGCATAAGATCAAGGCAATAGAACATTATCCGGGGAAGATCATCATTAACGGGAATGAGATTTTTAATTATATAGAAGAGAATATTTACGATCCTTTTTTACCCCAGATGTATCTCAGATCAAATTCCATATCATCAGACCTAACTGATCTAAAAGCAAAATATTTAGCTAAGGATAAGCAATATACACTGGCTTATCTTCTTAACAAAGATAATGTACCAATACCGGAAAGATCTTCTTATGACAGTGAGTTTATGAAACAGATGAACCGAGCTTTCAGAGCACTTAAAGATGGTAACTATCCTCTTGCTGTACAGGGTTTTAAGGGAAGGGGTTACGGACTAACTCCATCGGGAGATGATTTTTTAATCGGTTATCTGATTGGATTGAGTTTCCGAGAGTATTTAGGAGACAGAGCCGTAACTGATTTGAAACAGGAGATTTATAGACTTGCTCTCGGAAGCAATCCGTTGGTAAATACTTTTCTTTTTGAAGCAGTGAACGGCTATTGTAATTCTTACTGGAAATCGTTCCTCACCAAGTTGATTAGGGGTACAGGAGATGTTGTGGTTGATTTTGAAGCAATTTTATCGGAGGGTGAGACTTCCGGTTATGATATGATGGCAGGATTCCTAACCTGTTTTGAAATAGAGATTTAAGGTGAATTTATGGCAGTAGTTAGTATAGTGATCAACAATCGTTATCTCGATTCGGTGAAATTGATGCAGATCTCGGAAAAGATCAAAGAGAAAGAGGGTGTGACTGATGCCTTAGCGGTAGTGGCAACAAAAGAGAACAAGTCGATTCTTAAAGCTGTCGGAATGCTAACGGAAGAGTTTGATCAGGCAACCGGTTCGGATATTTGTTTGGCTATTAAAGCAGAAACTGAGGAGTTAGCTAACGATCTATTAAAAGAGGCAATAGCATGGATCAAGAAAGGGCTACCCGGAGAGAAGAGAGCAGCAGAAGAAGATCATCAGCCCCGATCTCTGGAAAGTGCTCTGAAAATAATGCCTGATGCAGATCTGGTATTGATCTCTGTAGCCGGAAGGTATGCTGGCAGAGAGGCAAGAAAAGCTCTGGAGAATGGCAAACATGTTCTGCTCTTCTCTGACAATGTATCTATTGAAGATGAAAGGGAGCTGAAAGAGTATGCGGTTGCTCATGATCTGTTGATGATGGGTCCGGGCTGTGGTACGGCAATAATCAATAATATACCCTTGGCTTTTGCCAATAGTATCAGACTGGGCAAGATCGGGATAGTATCTGCTGCCGGGACTGGCTTGCAAGAAGTGAGTTCGATCATCCATAATCTGGGGCAGGGTATTTCGCAGGCATTCGGTACAGGTGGTCGTGACGGCAAGAAAGAGATCAGTGGTTTGATGATGCAATACTGCCTGCAATACTTGATCAACGATCCACAGACAGAAGTAATCGTCTTGATCAGCAAACTGCCTGATGATGAGGTGATAGATAAGATATGGAAACTCGCCAAAACTACCGAGAAACCGATAGTTATAAATTATCTTAAGTTAATTACTATACCTAAGTTAGACAATATATATGTCACGGAAACTCTGTCGGATACAGCTGTTGTTGCTTGCCGGTTACTAACCGGAGAGGAGATAAAAGAGAGTGATGTTGAATTACCAGTACTTTTATCATCTATCAAATTACCGGATAACAGATCAAGAAAATATCTGCGAGGATTGTATAGTGGCGGGACCTTATGCTATGAAGCGCAGAATATCTTTTATAAAAGATTGGGTAGATATGCCTTTAGTAATGCTCCACTCCATCCTGATGCAAAATTGACAGATGTTTGGCAAAGTAAGGAACACACTATGATTGATCTCGGAGAAGAGGAGTTTACAGTGGGAAGACCACATCCGATGATAGATTATTCCTTAAGAATCAAGAAACTCAAAGAGGAGAGTCATGATCCTGAAACGGCAGTAATTTTGTTTGATGTAGTTCTCGGTTATGGTTCTCATCCTCATCCAGAAAAGGAGTTAGCACCAATAATCAAGGAGGTCAAGCAGGAGAGCGGTTTTCCTGTAATATGTTCGGTGATAGGGACAGATGAAGACCCTCAGAATCGGCAGAACATTATCAGAACCTTACAAGATAGCGGAGCAATTGTAAGGCAAACCAATGCAGAAGCAGTTGAACTGGCAGTTGGGATTATAAAGCGTATCTTGAATGATATAGAGTAAAGTGTCACCTTTTGATACATTCTGCTGCAAGAGGAACAAGAAATAGTCAGCAGAACACTCAGGATAACAATTATTCGTAACATAGACTTCAGTCTGTGTATTTGGACAAGGTTAAAAGGAACGAAGAAGTTGTTATGAAAACAGATTAGTAACTCAGTATATAAAAATAACCAGTTAAAGGGAAAACTTATGAAATTACGGGAAGGAAAACTTAAGGTGATCAATCTGGGGTTGGAGCAATTTGGCAAAGATCTGAAAGAGCAGAATGTAGAGACAATTCAGGTTAATTGGTCACCACCATTAGAAATAGACTCTTCCATCATGCAGATAATAGCGCATCATCAGGAAGAGATCGATCAAGCTAATGAGAAGGCATTAGATATCATCCAAAAGGGGCAACCGGTTCTTTTAGGACTCGATATAGCACGTAATGTGATACCCGGAATGCAGGAGAATATGATACTTCATGCCGGTCCCCCTATCCAATGGGATAGAATGTGCGGACCGATGAGGGGAGCTATCATCGGAGCTTTGATCTATGAGGGGAAAGCCGCTACCAAGGAAGAGGCAGAGAATTTAGCTAAGTCAGGGGAGATAGAATATGCACCCTGTCATGAGCATAATGCTGTTGGACCTATGGCGGGAATAATCTCACCTTCGATGCCGGTATTTATCATAAAAAACGATACTTATGGTAACGAAGCTTATTGTACTCAGAATGAAGGGCTGGGGAAGGTTCTCCGTTACGGTGCCTATCAATCGGAAGTGATCGAGAAACTGAAATGGATGGAAAAGGTACTATATCCGATATTAGATAAAGCGATCAGGTCGTTGGGCAAGATAGATCTAAAGAATCTTATCTCACAAGCTTTACACATGGGTGATGAAGTACATAATCGTAACCGTGCCGGAACTTCTCTATTGATCAGGCAACTAGCACCGGCTATTCTGAAAACATCTGAAAACGTGACTGACTCTGCTAAGGTACTGGAATTTATCAATAGTAACGATCACTTTTTCCTGAACCTCTCAATGCCTGCTGCCAAATGCATGCTTGATGCCGCTTCTAATATAGTTCCGAGCAGTATAGTAATAGCTATGGCTCGTAATGGTACGGATTTTGGTATTCGTTTAGCCGGTACGGGGAACAAATGGTTTACCGGCAAAGCCCTCATTCCTGATGCCCTCTTTTTCCCCGGCTATACAAAGGAAGATGCCAATCCCGATATTGGGGACAGCACAATTACAGAGACTGCAGGATTGGGTGGATTTGCTATTGCAGCTGCTTTTGCCATAGCTCAATTTGTCGGTGGCACTGCAGCAGATGCCAAAAGATATACGAATCTGATGTATGAGATAACAGCAACGGAAAGTGAAAATTTTCAAATACCGGCTCTTGACTTTCGCGGAACACCGTTAGGTATAGATGTGCGAAAAGTAATAGAAAAGAATTTGACCCCGTTTTTAGATACCGGAGTGGCTCATAAACAACCGGGTATCGGACAGGTCGGAGCGGGGGTGCTGAGTGCACCAACAGAGCCGTTTATTAATGCTATTAAAGGTTTAGCTAAAGTGTTGGAATAATTGACAGGCAATGAAAATTTCAGTAAATTGTTATTCTGAGAGAAATATTGAGTTGTTAACAGGTTAGAGAGATTATTATAAACAAAGGAGTAAAGTTATGAACACACAAGAATTACTACAATTTATGAACAGTGTAAAAATGCATGATCTTACCCAGAGATTAAGCGTTCATACACCACCATGGCCATCTTATATGCCGTTGGGAATTCAATATTTCAAACGAATTGCCGGTGCACATATGGGACAGGGAGCCAATGGGCAGATCATCACTACCAGTAACCATGTCGGAACCCATATTGATGGTGAGATCCATTTTTATGCTAATGGCAGGACGGTAGGTGATGTTCCTATCGAAGAGTGGGTAGGACCCGGTGTAGTTGTTGATATTTCTGATTCTGTTGGTGATTATGACCTCTATTCGCCTGATCTGCTGATGTCCAAGATCGAGGTCAAGAAAGGGGATATTCTGATCATCAATACCGGTTATCACAAATATGGATGGGACCAACCCGAATCTGACGAAATCAAGTATTTTGTTAAGCATCCGGGACCAGACCCTTCTTTTCACGAATGGGCATTAGATATGCAGGTCAAATGGATCGGGGTAGATTGCGGTAGTGCAGATCATCCAATGAATACGATCATTCGCGATTGGCATCCCAAACCGTTCAAAGAGGCGGAAAAGAAGCTAAAAGCAAAATATGGCAAGAGTTGGGATGAATTCTTTCCACCCGAAGAGTATTATCAGGTCATGCATCTCAAACTCTTCCCCAAGAAGCTGGTACATGCTGAAAATCTTGGTGGTGATATTGACAAAATAAGTAATAAACGAGTATGGATCGGCCTCTTTCCCTTGAGAGGTATTGAACTGGAATCTTCTATGTGCCGTATTATTGCTTTAGAGCCCTGATTGATTCAAAATATTGGAGATTAGAACTTGTCATCTCGACTGGAGAAAAATCACGAAGTGATTATTTCAAAACGGAGAGATCTCATTCCTGACTTAGTTAAAACTACACAAAATCATGCTTGTTTTTCCAGTCTCCGTGATGAGATGTCTCGACTACGCTTCACTTCGCTCGACATGACAAAAAAAAGGAAATGTTTCTTCGTGGCTGCATCCGAGTTTAACGTAGTCAATTACTCAGGGCGACGGAGTAGCATACCGATATAGAAGAACAAACTTATAAGAGGAATAAAATGTCCATAACAAACGATTTCGAATACTATTGTCCGTCATCTTTAGACGAAACAGTAAAACTGCTGGAACAATTAGGTGAACAAGCTGCCTTATTGGCAGGAGGAACAGATCTGATCGTCAATATCAAAGATGATCTGGAATCACCATCGGCAGTAATTGATATCAAGAGAGTATCCGAATTGAGAGGACTTGATATTGATAAAGATAAGCTTTTTATTGGCGCTAAAACAACTTTTACTGATATTTTGGACTCTTCAGTTATTAAGGATAATTATCTACTGCTTTGGGAATCTGCCAGAGCTGTTGCCTCAGTAGGGATACGGAACAGAGCAACCTTAGTCGGTAATATCTGCTCAGCCGTACCCTGTATGGATTCAGCTCCCGCTCTCTTATGTTATGATGCAATAGTTCATACAGTAAGCAAGACAGGGAAAAGGGATATACCGATCAACGACTGGTTCATAGCACCACGAAAAACTGCCCGTAAAGCGGATGAGCTCGTTGTGGGAGTTACTGTTCCTTTACCATCTCAGAAGAACAGCGGTTGTTACATCAAACTCGGAAGATATGGTGGTGAAGATTTAGCTCAAGCTGGATTAGGGATCTTGATCAGAGCAGATCTCGAATACCGGATTGCCTTTACTGCAGTAGGTCCCATTCCTATCCGTGCCCAGAAGATCGAAGAACTACTCAAAGGGAAAGAGATCGATCAGGATCTACTGAAACAGGCAAAGGAACTCGTTGCCGAAGAAATCAGTCCTATCACCGATATCCGTTCTACACGTGAGTATAGAGAACATATCTGTCGGGTAATGTTTGAAAGGGGTCTGATTGTTTGTCAACAGCGAATGAACGGAGAGATTATCAATACGGTAAGGATCTTGGGAGGTTAAGATGAAGGAGATTACTTTTATACTCAATAATGAAAAGCGATCTGTTCAGGTCGAACCTTCTGAAACTCTGTTGGAGGTCTTACGCGACAAGATGGGTCTGAAAAGTCCCAAATGTGGTTGTGATAGGGGAGATTGTGGTGCCTGTGTGGTTTTGCTGAATGGGAAAAGTGTTCGTAGCTGTCTTGTCTTGGCTATTGAAACTGCCGGAATGGAGATAATGACACTGGAAGGAATATCTGCAAAGAATCTCAATGCATTACAGGAGGCATTTATCGCCTTCAATTCCTTTCAATGCGGATATTGTGCACCGGGGATAATTATCACCGTTACCGAACTCCTCACCAAAAACCCTAAACCAGATCTGGAAGAGATCAAAGAAGTGCTCTCGGGCAATCTCTGCCGTTGTACCGGCTATAAACCTATCTTTGATGCCATCTTAGACGTCACAGGAAAGGAGGTGAAATGAGCGACTATAAATATATCGGCAAACCTGTAGTCCGGATAGATGGCAAAGAGAAGGTGTCTGGAGCTGCTATCTTCACAGACGATATTGATTTTGGCGCTAATTTGCTGCATGCTCATATTATATGCAGCACGGAAGCTCATGCTCTTATCAAATCGATAGATACTTCAGAAGCATTAAAGGTCAAGGATGTGGTGAATATCTTTACCGGTAAGGATTTTCCCTTTAAGTTCGGGCTCTATATGAAAGACCGTTATGTTCTTGCTCAGGAGAAGGTCCGTTTTGTTGGGGAACAAGTTGTAGCAGTAGTAGCACGAACTCCTCAAGCAGCCAGAAAAGCTGCCAAACTGGTCAAGATAGAATACGAACCGCTGCCTGCTGTATTTAATCAACTGGATGCTATGAAAGATGATGCTGTTTTACTGCATCCTGACCTGGATAAATATCCTCATGTACCTTGGTTCTTTCCCCAGGAAAAGACTAATATAGCTCATTGGCGTAAGACCCGTAAAGGTGATATGGAGAAAGCTTTTGCTGAAGCGGATATAGTTTTGGAAGATACCTATTATGTGCCCCGTTATGCCCATTGTGCTTTGGAAACCCATGTTGCAATAGCAAAATATGATTATTCGGGCAGATTAACCGTCTGGAGTTCTTCCCAGTCACCACATACGCAGAGAAATCTCTTTGCCGAAGCTCTATCCTCTTTGGGATTAACCCATAAAGATGTCAGGGTCATTGCTCCTCATGTTGGTGGTGGTTTTGGCGGTAAAGCGGGGGTAACAATGGAAATAATACCGGCTGCTATAGCTACAAAGTTACCCGGTTATGCAGTAAAATTGCGTTGGTCAAGAGAACAGGAGTTCATGAATACTTATCAGCGGCTCGGCCTAGTAGCCAAGATCAAGATGGGTGCCAAGAAAGACGGAACAATAACAGCGATAGATCATAAGATCTATTGGGATGCCGGAGCATATGTCGAGTATGGTGCCAATGTCGTTAATGCTGTAGGGCTTTCCGCTATCGGACCGTATCGAATACCCAATGTTTCTATCGATTCGATCTGTATTTATACAAACCTGCCGCCGGGAGGTCCTTATCGTGGTTTTGGCTATTCGGAATTCATCTTTGGTCTGGAATCTCACGTTAATCGTATCGCCAACAAACTGAATATCGACCCGGTAGATTTCCGCAGAATAAATGCTATTAAAGAGGGTGATACTACAGCTTACGGAGCAGAAATGAATCCTAGCGGGTTACATCAGGCAATAGATGAAGTAGCTAAAGCTATAGAATGGGACAAAAATAGAGAGTCCAAAGATCCCAAGAAAGCAATCGGTAAGGGGTTTGCTATTTTTTGGAAAGCACCTGCTATGCCGCCTAATGCCAGTTCTTCAGCATTTTTAAAGTTCAATGAGGATGGAAGTATCAATCTGCTCATCTCGGGTATGGATATAGGACAGGGTTATCAGACGGTAATGGCTCAGATTGCTGCCGAAGTATTGGGAGTTCCACCTTCCAAGATAAGAGTAGAAAATCCCGATACAGACCGTAATCCTTACGAATGGCAAACAGTAGCATCCCATGTAACTTGGGGTTGTGGTAATGCGGTGAAAAAGGCAGCCATAGATGCCAGAGACCAGATCTTTGCTCTTATAGAAAGGGTTTATCATCTCTCTCAGGATTCTTTGTATCTGGAGGATGAAGCGGTAAAATGCCACACCAAGAAGGATTTTTATTTACCACTCAAAGATTTTGTCATTAATGGTATCATGACCGAAGATGGAACCTTTAAGGGGGGTCCGATAAATGCCAGAGGTGTCTTTATGCCTGAATTCTCGTCAACAAAGGGAGATCCGGAAACAAGCCAGGGTGGGCATCCGAATGTACATTATACAGTAGGAGCTGGAGCTCTGATCCTGGAAATAGATAAAGAGACGGGAAAAATGAGAGTTCTCAAGGCAGCAGAAGCCATAGATGCCGGTAAAGCAATAAATCCCGATCTTGTTAAAGGGCAGATCACAGGTGGACTCTTACAAGGGCTGGCAACGGTTCTCTATGAAGATATGCGATTTGATAAGGGAGGGAAAATGCTGAATCCGAACTTTTCCGATTATAAGATCCCAACCTCTATGGATGTTCCCGATGAGATCATCCCGATTATCATAGAAGTTCCACAACCTGATGGACCTTATGGTGCTAGAGGAATTGGAGAACATACAATGTTACCGGCAGCTCCAATGATAGCTAATGCTCTGGAAGATGCACTCGGGATCAGGATCAAGAGCATGCCAATCACCGCCGAGAAAGTAGCATTGACCCTATTAGATAAAGAAAAGGAGAAATAATGTCTAAACCGTTAGAGAATGTTCGTGTTTTGGACTTAACTAGAGTTTTGGCAGGTCCTTTTTGCACAATGGTATTGAGCGATCTGGGTGCTGAGATAGTGAAGGTCGAAATACCCGGAAAAGGGGACGACTCGCGTGCCTTTGGTCCCTTTCATGAACATAGAAGTCTTTATTTCATCAGCATAAATCGTGGCAAGAAGAGCATTTCTCTCAATCTGAAGCATCCCCGAGGGAATAAGATCTTATTAGATCTAATTCCTCACTTTGATGTGATCATAGAGAACTTTCGACCAAGGACAATGGAAAAACTCGGTTTAGGTTATGAAGTACTGAAAGAACTCAATCCTCGACTTATTTATGCAGCTTCTTCCGGATTCGGACATACAGGACCATATTCACCTCTCCCTGCTTATGATATTCTTGTACAGGCAATGGGTGGCATCATGAGTATTACCGGCTGGAAAGACACACCACCCACAAGAGTAGGAATGTCTTTAGGAGATATTACTGCTTCACTCTTTACTGCTATCGGAGTAACTTCGGCACTTTATGGAAGAGAGAAGAGCGGATTAGGAGAGAAGATAGATATTGCTATGCTGGACTGTCAGGTAGCAATTCTGGAAAATGCTATGTTGAGATTACAGGCAGAAGGTAAAAGTCCTGAGCCGATAGGTAATCGTCATCCTACAATTTCTCCCTTTCAGGCATATAAGGGATCAGATGAGTACTTTGTTCTTGCTATCGGAAATGATTCTCTCTGGAGTATATTCTGTCAGGCAATCCAAAAGCCGGAACTATTGGAAGATCAGCGGTTTAAAAGCAATAAATTTAGAACAGAGCATCTTAAAGAGCTCAATGCAATACTGGAGCCGATATTTATTTCCAAAACTGCTCAAGAGTGG
This window encodes:
- a CDS encoding CoA transferase, translating into MSKPLENVRVLDLTRVLAGPFCTMVLSDLGAEIVKVEIPGKGDDSRAFGPFHEHRSLYFISINRGKKSISLNLKHPRGNKILLDLIPHFDVIIENFRPRTMEKLGLGYEVLKELNPRLIYAASSGFGHTGPYSPLPAYDILVQAMGGIMSITGWKDTPPTRVGMSLGDITASLFTAIGVTSALYGREKSGLGEKIDIAMLDCQVAILENAMLRLQAEGKSPEPIGNRHPTISPFQAYKGSDEYFVLAIGNDSLWSIFCQAIQKPELLEDQRFKSNKFRTEHLKELNAILEPIFISKTAQEWLDLFAQTHIPSAPINDINKVMQDPQVNARNMILEVEDEIAGKVKIAGNPIKMKSISESQTRPKAPEIGEHNKEIYTSLLELTTEELEELKNEGVI
- the fdrA gene encoding acyl-CoA synthetase FdrA, with the translated sequence MAVVSIVINNRYLDSVKLMQISEKIKEKEGVTDALAVVATKENKSILKAVGMLTEEFDQATGSDICLAIKAETEELANDLLKEAIAWIKKGLPGEKRAAEEDHQPRSLESALKIMPDADLVLISVAGRYAGREARKALENGKHVLLFSDNVSIEDERELKEYAVAHDLLMMGPGCGTAIINNIPLAFANSIRLGKIGIVSAAGTGLQEVSSIIHNLGQGISQAFGTGGRDGKKEISGLMMQYCLQYLINDPQTEVIVLISKLPDDEVIDKIWKLAKTTEKPIVINYLKLITIPKLDNIYVTETLSDTAVVACRLLTGEEIKESDVELPVLLSSIKLPDNRSRKYLRGLYSGGTLCYEAQNIFYKRLGRYAFSNAPLHPDAKLTDVWQSKEHTMIDLGEEEFTVGRPHPMIDYSLRIKKLKEESHDPETAVILFDVVLGYGSHPHPEKELAPIIKEVKQESGFPVICSVIGTDEDPQNRQNIIRTLQDSGAIVRQTNAEAVELAVGIIKRILNDIE
- a CDS encoding (2Fe-2S)-binding protein, whose product is MKEITFILNNEKRSVQVEPSETLLEVLRDKMGLKSPKCGCDRGDCGACVVLLNGKSVRSCLVLAIETAGMEIMTLEGISAKNLNALQEAFIAFNSFQCGYCAPGIIITVTELLTKNPKPDLEEIKEVLSGNLCRCTGYKPIFDAILDVTGKEVK
- a CDS encoding cyclase family protein, with translation MNTQELLQFMNSVKMHDLTQRLSVHTPPWPSYMPLGIQYFKRIAGAHMGQGANGQIITTSNHVGTHIDGEIHFYANGRTVGDVPIEEWVGPGVVVDISDSVGDYDLYSPDLLMSKIEVKKGDILIINTGYHKYGWDQPESDEIKYFVKHPGPDPSFHEWALDMQVKWIGVDCGSADHPMNTIIRDWHPKPFKEAEKKLKAKYGKSWDEFFPPEEYYQVMHLKLFPKKLVHAENLGGDIDKISNKRVWIGLFPLRGIELESSMCRIIALEP
- a CDS encoding DUF2877 domain-containing protein, coding for MIEQSKVFHSSGTISSIGKRIPCGEFKQIHSIFDRNINFLYNDLIVSLSNIKSYEGVLRLVIPNLELHKIKAIEHYPGKIIINGNEIFNYIEENIYDPFLPQMYLRSNSISSDLTDLKAKYLAKDKQYTLAYLLNKDNVPIPERSSYDSEFMKQMNRAFRALKDGNYPLAVQGFKGRGYGLTPSGDDFLIGYLIGLSFREYLGDRAVTDLKQEIYRLALGSNPLVNTFLFEAVNGYCNSYWKSFLTKLIRGTGDVVVDFEAILSEGETSGYDMMAGFLTCFEIEI
- a CDS encoding xanthine dehydrogenase family protein subunit M codes for the protein MSITNDFEYYCPSSLDETVKLLEQLGEQAALLAGGTDLIVNIKDDLESPSAVIDIKRVSELRGLDIDKDKLFIGAKTTFTDILDSSVIKDNYLLLWESARAVASVGIRNRATLVGNICSAVPCMDSAPALLCYDAIVHTVSKTGKRDIPINDWFIAPRKTARKADELVVGVTVPLPSQKNSGCYIKLGRYGGEDLAQAGLGILIRADLEYRIAFTAVGPIPIRAQKIEELLKGKEIDQDLLKQAKELVAEEISPITDIRSTREYREHICRVMFERGLIVCQQRMNGEIINTVRILGG
- a CDS encoding DUF1116 domain-containing protein, with translation MKLREGKLKVINLGLEQFGKDLKEQNVETIQVNWSPPLEIDSSIMQIIAHHQEEIDQANEKALDIIQKGQPVLLGLDIARNVIPGMQENMILHAGPPIQWDRMCGPMRGAIIGALIYEGKAATKEEAENLAKSGEIEYAPCHEHNAVGPMAGIISPSMPVFIIKNDTYGNEAYCTQNEGLGKVLRYGAYQSEVIEKLKWMEKVLYPILDKAIRSLGKIDLKNLISQALHMGDEVHNRNRAGTSLLIRQLAPAILKTSENVTDSAKVLEFINSNDHFFLNLSMPAAKCMLDAASNIVPSSIVIAMARNGTDFGIRLAGTGNKWFTGKALIPDALFFPGYTKEDANPDIGDSTITETAGLGGFAIAAAFAIAQFVGGTAADAKRYTNLMYEITATESENFQIPALDFRGTPLGIDVRKVIEKNLTPFLDTGVAHKQPGIGQVGAGVLSAPTEPFINAIKGLAKVLE
- a CDS encoding xanthine dehydrogenase family protein molybdopterin-binding subunit, translating into MSDYKYIGKPVVRIDGKEKVSGAAIFTDDIDFGANLLHAHIICSTEAHALIKSIDTSEALKVKDVVNIFTGKDFPFKFGLYMKDRYVLAQEKVRFVGEQVVAVVARTPQAARKAAKLVKIEYEPLPAVFNQLDAMKDDAVLLHPDLDKYPHVPWFFPQEKTNIAHWRKTRKGDMEKAFAEADIVLEDTYYVPRYAHCALETHVAIAKYDYSGRLTVWSSSQSPHTQRNLFAEALSSLGLTHKDVRVIAPHVGGGFGGKAGVTMEIIPAAIATKLPGYAVKLRWSREQEFMNTYQRLGLVAKIKMGAKKDGTITAIDHKIYWDAGAYVEYGANVVNAVGLSAIGPYRIPNVSIDSICIYTNLPPGGPYRGFGYSEFIFGLESHVNRIANKLNIDPVDFRRINAIKEGDTTAYGAEMNPSGLHQAIDEVAKAIEWDKNRESKDPKKAIGKGFAIFWKAPAMPPNASSSAFLKFNEDGSINLLISGMDIGQGYQTVMAQIAAEVLGVPPSKIRVENPDTDRNPYEWQTVASHVTWGCGNAVKKAAIDARDQIFALIERVYHLSQDSLYLEDEAVKCHTKKDFYLPLKDFVINGIMTEDGTFKGGPINARGVFMPEFSSTKGDPETSQGGHPNVHYTVGAGALILEIDKETGKMRVLKAAEAIDAGKAINPDLVKGQITGGLLQGLATVLYEDMRFDKGGKMLNPNFSDYKIPTSMDVPDEIIPIIIEVPQPDGPYGARGIGEHTMLPAAPMIANALEDALGIRIKSMPITAEKVALTLLDKEKEK